One Thermococcus eurythermalis DNA segment encodes these proteins:
- a CDS encoding glutamate--tRNA ligase: MVEELIWKYALINAYTHKGKANPKAVIGKVLGENPELRPRAKEIIPLVNEIVAKVNGLSLEEQEAKLRELYPEFFEEKKTKKEEKKGLPPLPRAEKGKVVTRFAPNPDGAFHLGNARAAILSHEYARMYDGKFILRFDDTDPKVKRPEPIFYEWIKEDLEWLGFKIDEIHIASDRLEIYYDYAEKLIKMGKAYVCTCEPEKFRELRDKGIACPHRDEPVEVQLERWRKMLGGEYKEGEAVVRIKTDLKHPNPAVRDWPALRIIDNPNHPRTGNKYRVWPLYNFASAIDDHELGVTHIFRGQEHAENETRQRYVYEYLGWEYPVTVHHGRLSIEGVILSKSKTRKGIEEGKYLGWDDPRLGTIRALRRRGIRPEAIRELIIEVGLKRSDTTISWDNLAAINRRIIEPIANRYFFVADPIPMYIEGYDEEFVAEIPLHPDHPERGVRKLKFVPGKPVYVSKDDMELFKPGNFVRLKDLFNVEILEVNEDGIKARFHSVEYEIARENRWRMVHWVTEGKPCEVWVPEGEELIIRNGLLESDANVKVDDVVQFERFGFVRIDEVKDGKVRAIFAHK; the protein is encoded by the coding sequence ATGGTCGAGGAATTAATCTGGAAGTACGCGCTCATCAACGCCTACACCCACAAGGGAAAGGCGAACCCCAAAGCGGTGATAGGGAAGGTTCTCGGCGAGAACCCTGAGCTGAGGCCGAGGGCAAAGGAGATAATCCCGCTCGTGAACGAGATAGTCGCGAAGGTGAACGGGCTTTCCCTTGAGGAGCAGGAAGCCAAGCTTAGAGAGCTCTACCCCGAGTTCTTTGAGGAGAAGAAGACCAAGAAGGAGGAGAAGAAGGGCCTTCCCCCGCTTCCCAGGGCGGAGAAGGGGAAGGTCGTTACCCGCTTTGCCCCTAACCCCGACGGTGCCTTCCACCTCGGAAACGCGAGGGCCGCTATTCTGAGCCACGAGTACGCGAGGATGTACGACGGCAAGTTCATACTCCGCTTCGACGACACCGACCCCAAGGTAAAACGGCCGGAGCCGATTTTCTACGAGTGGATTAAGGAAGACCTTGAGTGGCTCGGCTTCAAGATTGACGAGATACACATAGCGAGCGACAGGCTTGAGATATACTACGACTACGCTGAGAAGCTGATAAAGATGGGCAAGGCCTACGTCTGCACCTGTGAGCCCGAGAAGTTCCGCGAGCTCAGGGACAAGGGTATAGCCTGCCCCCACAGGGACGAGCCGGTCGAGGTTCAGCTGGAGCGCTGGAGGAAGATGCTGGGCGGAGAGTACAAGGAGGGCGAGGCGGTCGTCAGGATAAAGACAGACCTCAAGCACCCGAACCCTGCAGTTAGAGACTGGCCAGCGCTCAGGATTATAGACAACCCCAACCACCCGAGGACTGGGAACAAGTACCGCGTCTGGCCGCTCTACAACTTTGCATCAGCGATAGACGACCACGAGCTTGGCGTCACCCACATCTTCCGTGGACAGGAGCACGCCGAGAACGAGACGAGGCAGAGGTACGTTTACGAGTACCTCGGCTGGGAGTACCCGGTCACCGTCCACCACGGCAGACTGAGCATCGAGGGAGTTATCCTCAGCAAGTCCAAGACGAGGAAGGGAATAGAGGAGGGCAAGTACCTCGGCTGGGACGACCCGAGGCTCGGAACGATTCGTGCTTTAAGGAGGCGCGGCATAAGGCCTGAGGCAATAAGGGAGCTCATCATCGAGGTCGGCCTTAAGAGGAGCGACACGACGATAAGCTGGGATAACCTTGCGGCCATAAACAGGCGCATAATCGAGCCGATAGCCAACCGCTACTTCTTCGTTGCAGACCCTATCCCAATGTACATCGAGGGTTACGATGAGGAGTTCGTTGCCGAGATACCGCTCCACCCCGACCATCCAGAGCGCGGGGTCAGGAAACTGAAGTTCGTTCCAGGAAAACCGGTCTATGTTTCAAAAGATGACATGGAGCTCTTCAAGCCGGGCAACTTCGTCCGCCTTAAGGACCTCTTCAACGTTGAAATCCTCGAAGTTAACGAGGACGGCATAAAGGCAAGGTTCCACAGCGTTGAATACGAAATCGCCAGGGAGAACCGCTGGAGGATGGTTCACTGGGTCACCGAAGGGAAGCCCTGCGAGGTCTGGGTTCCGGAGGGCGAGGAGCTGATAATCAGAAACGGCCTCCTCGAGAGCGACGCCAACGTCAAGGTCGATGACGTCGTCCAGTTCGAACGCTTCGGCTTCGTGAGAATCGATGAGGTAAAAGATGGAAAGGTCAGGGCGATATTCGCCCACAAGTGA
- a CDS encoding sodium-dependent transporter, translated as MDETKKWTLYLIFLVAGFTTGIGSIGLFPQFWLEYGMTGLIVHLVFLAILTYVAIAEAEKIIKSGYYFVELYNRILKKPAMMLAVLAVIIVFLSYYTANSMLFLLSPVVGTGTLGRLVAKLIMIAIIFVILTRAKEKTFTIMAAGSMILVASVIITTVAFVSEIPSTAAFLGMAKHMITSRHPITADLIVEALERAIYASGLGFAFYLMLGSFMNERFNVKLIVGTGVLIQVIIGILSTITIIYAIAPSTPEELLRYVGGGEEAAISFMGKLPTILADYPRLLVLIALSLFFAGLTSILPTSEVGLQIIEFNTRVGRNRAAMYLLLLVLLVGIPSSVPSLAQALVLGVTTATLFTAIFEYLPIISREVGKVTGIQPTPLQMATGAVLLAIFVPMGLYSLYTTAKSGGVNLIGALFAVTVVGLGILGDKIVKKEEE; from the coding sequence GTGGACGAAACAAAGAAATGGACCCTCTATCTGATATTCCTAGTCGCGGGATTCACGACGGGTATAGGCTCAATAGGACTCTTTCCGCAGTTCTGGCTTGAGTACGGAATGACAGGCCTGATAGTTCACCTGGTCTTCCTGGCAATCCTCACATACGTGGCAATAGCTGAGGCCGAGAAGATAATCAAGTCAGGGTACTACTTCGTCGAGCTGTACAACAGAATCTTGAAAAAGCCCGCCATGATGCTGGCGGTGCTGGCAGTGATAATAGTGTTCCTCTCGTACTACACGGCCAACTCAATGCTGTTTCTGCTGTCTCCAGTGGTCGGCACGGGAACCCTTGGAAGGCTGGTAGCCAAGCTCATCATGATTGCAATAATCTTCGTAATCCTGACAAGGGCAAAGGAAAAGACGTTCACGATAATGGCAGCCGGTTCAATGATACTCGTTGCCTCAGTCATCATCACAACGGTTGCTTTCGTTTCTGAGATACCCTCAACGGCAGCATTCCTTGGCATGGCCAAACACATGATAACAAGCAGGCACCCAATAACCGCAGACCTCATCGTTGAAGCCCTTGAAAGGGCCATCTACGCCTCAGGCCTTGGATTCGCGTTCTATCTGATGCTCGGAAGCTTTATGAACGAGCGCTTTAACGTTAAACTCATCGTCGGTACCGGAGTCCTCATCCAGGTCATCATCGGTATCCTATCCACAATAACTATAATCTACGCAATAGCCCCATCAACCCCCGAGGAGCTCCTAAGGTACGTCGGTGGGGGAGAAGAGGCCGCAATTAGCTTCATGGGGAAGCTCCCAACAATCCTCGCTGATTACCCGAGGCTTCTGGTGCTGATAGCACTCTCCCTGTTCTTCGCAGGACTTACCAGCATTCTGCCGACCTCTGAGGTGGGTCTACAGATAATAGAGTTCAACACCAGAGTTGGAAGGAACAGAGCCGCCATGTACCTCCTGCTCTTAGTGCTGCTAGTTGGTATCCCAAGCTCAGTACCGAGCCTGGCCCAAGCCCTGGTTCTCGGGGTTACTACAGCGACACTCTTCACTGCGATTTTTGAGTACCTTCCCATAATCTCTAGGGAAGTTGGAAAGGTCACAGGGATTCAGCCGACTCCACTCCAGATGGCTACGGGAGCGGTCTTACTCGCAATCTTTGTACCGATGGGGCTGTATTCACTGTACACCACGGCAAAGTCCGGCGGTGTTAACCTGATTGGTGCACTGTTCGCAGTGACCGTTGTTGGACTGGGAATCCTCGGCGACAAGATAGTCAAAAAAGAAGAGGAATGA
- the dnaG gene encoding DNA primase DnaG, with product MKRKKTVLQQVLAEKRKKAKEGGFMSGKDEFGTTKYVIYAEFEANGIVERPDVVGAIFGQTEGLLGDDLDLRELQKTGRIGRIRVEVHNKAGKTYGTITVPSSLDRVETAILAAALETIDRVGPAEAKIRVLRIEDVRATKRKYIIERAKEILETLMEQEIPETQELTEEVKKAVRAKELIEYGPEKLPAGPHVPFSDSIIVVEGRADVLNLLKHGIKNAIAVEGTSIPETIIKLSKERIVTAFTDGDRGGELILKELLQVADVDYVARAPEGKEVEELTKKEIVKALRSKVPAEQVINEMFNKGKSFYELIREREERKPEHRRVEPREPRVVPVKVEEKKPEAAGKVEKVEKPEPREEKIIKPLEKASVPELKEFGEFIERVKKDGVALLLDENKNVIAEIPVRELTNQLKERKDVYAVVFNGVITQRLIDTVSETGVHYLIGARKYNVVRRPVQLKIITFAE from the coding sequence ATGAAAAGGAAGAAGACGGTGCTCCAGCAGGTTTTGGCTGAAAAACGAAAAAAGGCTAAAGAGGGTGGTTTTATGTCAGGAAAGGACGAATTCGGAACGACCAAGTACGTCATCTATGCTGAATTTGAGGCTAACGGCATCGTCGAAAGGCCTGATGTTGTCGGTGCTATTTTTGGACAGACTGAGGGTCTTCTAGGAGACGACCTCGACCTGAGGGAGCTCCAGAAGACCGGAAGGATCGGCAGGATACGCGTTGAAGTCCACAACAAGGCCGGCAAGACCTACGGAACCATTACCGTCCCATCGAGCCTCGACAGGGTCGAGACGGCAATCCTCGCCGCGGCGCTTGAAACCATCGACCGCGTTGGTCCGGCCGAGGCCAAGATAAGGGTTCTCCGCATAGAGGACGTCAGGGCGACCAAGAGGAAGTACATCATCGAGAGGGCCAAGGAGATACTCGAAACCCTCATGGAGCAGGAGATTCCGGAGACCCAGGAGCTCACGGAGGAAGTCAAGAAGGCCGTTCGCGCCAAGGAGCTCATCGAATACGGTCCGGAAAAGCTTCCCGCTGGGCCCCACGTCCCGTTCTCGGACTCCATCATAGTTGTTGAGGGTAGGGCCGACGTGCTGAACCTGCTCAAGCACGGCATAAAGAACGCGATAGCCGTGGAGGGAACCTCGATTCCAGAGACCATAATCAAGCTCAGCAAGGAACGCATTGTCACGGCATTCACCGACGGCGACCGCGGTGGAGAGCTCATCCTCAAGGAGCTCCTGCAGGTTGCGGACGTTGACTATGTGGCGAGGGCACCGGAGGGCAAGGAAGTCGAGGAGCTCACCAAGAAGGAGATAGTCAAGGCCCTGAGGAGCAAGGTTCCCGCCGAGCAGGTCATCAACGAGATGTTCAACAAGGGCAAGAGCTTCTACGAGCTGATAAGGGAAAGGGAAGAGAGGAAGCCAGAGCACAGGAGGGTCGAGCCCAGGGAGCCCAGGGTAGTCCCGGTTAAAGTCGAAGAAAAGAAACCTGAAGCTGCTGGAAAGGTCGAAAAGGTCGAGAAGCCCGAGCCCAGGGAGGAGAAAATCATCAAGCCCCTGGAAAAGGCCTCCGTCCCCGAGCTCAAGGAGTTCGGCGAGTTCATCGAGCGCGTTAAGAAGGACGGTGTAGCCCTGCTCCTCGATGAGAACAAGAACGTCATAGCCGAGATACCCGTCAGGGAGCTCACCAACCAGCTCAAGGAGCGCAAGGACGTCTATGCTGTCGTGTTCAACGGGGTCATAACGCAGAGGCTCATCGACACGGTCAGCGAGACCGGCGTCCACTACCTCATCGGTGCCAGGAAGTACAACGTCGTTAGAAGGCCGGTTCAGCTCAAGATAATAACCTTCGCTGAATGA
- a CDS encoding RNA-guided endonuclease InsQ/TnpB family protein: MKRTVTIKLQPSKEAERILFKLADTGAKAWNRVNYLRRQQYFQEQIVDFNKTEKTVYEEFKRKIGSATVQQIARKNAEAWRSFFSLLRKKRNGELPNWLKPKPPNYLKEDGRRKPLIVLRNDQYKIEGNKLILKGLGKFRRLEIQFKGRIHLKGKQGRLEITYDEVKRKWYAHVSLTVGEKLEGGEWISIPRTPKGSLSAGIDLGVNNLMAVYVENGESFLVNGRPLKSIDFYWRKKIADYQSKLNKSGAKTSRRLKRMHGKAKLQAKHYINTAVRGTVKKLYELGVSKIVVGYPKGIARNSDKGSKQNFILSHVWRFNYVIKRLTEVAEEYGIKVVLVGEAFTSKTCPVCGEPHEGARFVRGLFKCPATGLIFNADLVGAFNILKKVVKTITPSLPGLSAGRGNGGKTLPEGLKTRFSAGLNEAPQTSPSVARG; encoded by the coding sequence ATGAAGCGAACAGTAACCATCAAACTCCAACCCTCAAAAGAAGCTGAAAGAATCCTTTTCAAGTTAGCTGACACTGGAGCTAAAGCGTGGAACCGAGTAAACTACTTGAGGAGACAACAATACTTCCAAGAACAAATCGTGGACTTTAACAAAACCGAGAAAACCGTTTATGAAGAATTCAAGAGAAAAATCGGCTCAGCCACAGTCCAGCAAATAGCGAGAAAAAACGCTGAAGCCTGGCGGAGCTTTTTCTCACTCCTTCGGAAAAAGCGGAACGGAGAACTCCCCAACTGGCTCAAACCAAAACCACCGAACTACTTGAAAGAAGATGGAAGGAGAAAACCCTTAATCGTCCTGAGAAACGACCAATATAAGATTGAGGGCAATAAACTAATCCTCAAAGGCCTTGGGAAATTCAGACGCCTCGAAATTCAGTTTAAGGGCAGAATTCACCTGAAGGGCAAGCAGGGGCGATTAGAAATCACCTACGATGAGGTTAAACGCAAATGGTATGCTCACGTTAGCCTTACTGTCGGGGAAAAACTTGAGGGTGGGGAATGGATAAGCATTCCAAGAACGCCAAAAGGAAGCCTTTCAGCGGGAATTGACCTTGGAGTGAACAATTTAATGGCCGTTTACGTTGAGAACGGTGAAAGCTTCCTCGTGAATGGGCGACCATTAAAGAGTATTGACTTCTACTGGAGGAAGAAGATTGCTGATTACCAGTCTAAACTCAACAAGTCTGGAGCTAAGACGAGTAGAAGGCTTAAAAGAATGCACGGGAAGGCTAAGCTTCAAGCCAAGCACTACATCAACACTGCCGTAAGAGGAACGGTTAAGAAGCTCTACGAGTTGGGAGTTTCCAAAATTGTCGTTGGCTATCCTAAGGGTATAGCTCGGAACTCTGATAAGGGCAGTAAGCAGAATTTTATTCTCTCCCACGTGTGGCGGTTTAATTACGTTATCAAACGCTTGACGGAAGTTGCGGAAGAGTATGGTATTAAAGTTGTGCTCGTTGGTGAGGCTTTCACTTCTAAGACTTGTCCCGTCTGCGGGGAGCCTCACGAGGGGGCTCGCTTTGTTAGGGGTTTGTTTAAGTGTCCCGCAACGGGGCTTATCTTTAACGCGGATTTAGTTGGAGCGTTTAATATTTTAAAAAAGGTTGTGAAAACCATAACCCCGAGCCTGCCGGGTTTATCGGCGGGTAGGGGTAACGGGGGGAAGACCCTCCCAGAGGGGTTGAAAACCCGCTTTTCAGCGGGTTTGAATGAAGCCCCTCAAACCTCCCCGTCCGTGGCGAGGGGTTAA
- a CDS encoding toprim domain-containing protein: protein MYAENYKRFLELIDELREFEGALIVEGMRDEVALRNLGVRAEIIRLSRLPLAEVALIASSYGEVKILTDFDRKGEELAKKLLNYLAGYPCRVDIKTWKKLRKLVKKDIKGVEDLYGLYLRVISVSDPRLEGTR, encoded by the coding sequence ATGTACGCCGAAAACTATAAAAGATTCCTGGAGCTTATAGACGAACTGCGAGAGTTTGAAGGGGCCCTCATCGTTGAGGGCATGCGAGACGAGGTGGCTCTAAGAAATTTGGGGGTCAGAGCGGAGATAATTAGGCTCTCCCGTCTGCCTCTGGCGGAAGTCGCACTCATCGCCTCATCCTACGGCGAAGTCAAGATACTTACCGACTTTGACAGGAAGGGGGAGGAGCTGGCCAAGAAGCTCCTGAACTACTTGGCCGGCTATCCCTGCAGGGTGGACATAAAGACGTGGAAGAAGCTCAGGAAGCTGGTGAAGAAGGACATCAAGGGCGTCGAGGATCTCTATGGCCTCTATTTGAGGGTAATCTCCGTTTCTGACCCCCGGCTGGAGGGAACTAGATGA
- a CDS encoding TIGR04013 family B12-binding domain/radical SAM domain-containing protein, translating to MPEIAVRMTRRNHNAFVHLLGALESQGFDLSELLITKDFKEILKAKPKAVLYSFFTEEIWGSLPEEVKMLKEKGALLVAGGYHAIAMPKHTLNALGFDIVVIGEGEEVIYQLLTTLKRTNYRITPELAKVKGLAFYLNGEFTFTGFAKVEDFWRFPPYPESVRLISPIEISRGCPFRCYYCQTPYIKGFRMRHRPIDQIVKYSRRMRDMRYITPNAFAYGSPGAILRLNKLEALLKALQSLRKDGRRLYYGTFPSEVRPEFVIPETLELLINYADNRRLAIGAQSGDDAMLKAMHRLHRVEHVQRAVEYMVEYGFEPVVDFIVGLPNETPESQRKSIELMKWVMRKGGKVRAHYFMPLPGTPWARCKPSPLSEEMKKFLGRMAAKGKIEGSWGKQIELSRRLQKLIEEFYEEPMSYHGRVVSVC from the coding sequence ATGCCCGAAATAGCAGTCAGGATGACAAGGCGCAACCACAACGCATTCGTCCACCTTCTCGGCGCCCTTGAGAGTCAGGGCTTTGATTTAAGTGAGCTCTTAATCACCAAGGACTTTAAAGAAATTCTAAAGGCAAAGCCAAAGGCGGTTCTCTACTCATTCTTCACTGAGGAGATATGGGGCTCTCTGCCTGAAGAAGTCAAAATGTTGAAGGAGAAGGGTGCCCTTCTTGTTGCGGGGGGATACCACGCCATAGCGATGCCAAAGCATACCCTTAACGCCCTTGGCTTTGACATAGTGGTCATTGGGGAGGGGGAAGAGGTAATATACCAGCTCCTAACGACCCTGAAGAGGACAAACTACAGAATAACCCCCGAGCTTGCCAAGGTGAAGGGTCTCGCATTCTATCTCAACGGGGAGTTTACCTTTACCGGCTTCGCGAAAGTCGAGGACTTCTGGCGTTTTCCTCCGTATCCGGAGAGCGTCAGGCTGATTTCTCCGATAGAGATAAGCAGGGGCTGTCCTTTCCGCTGCTACTACTGCCAGACGCCATACATCAAGGGCTTCAGAATGAGGCACAGGCCGATAGACCAAATCGTAAAGTACTCCCGCAGAATGAGGGACATGCGCTACATAACCCCTAACGCCTTCGCCTACGGCAGTCCTGGGGCGATACTCAGGCTCAACAAGCTCGAGGCCCTGCTCAAGGCCCTCCAGTCCCTTCGGAAAGATGGCAGAAGGCTCTACTACGGCACGTTCCCAAGCGAGGTTCGCCCGGAGTTCGTCATCCCGGAGACGCTGGAGCTTCTCATCAACTATGCAGACAACAGGAGGCTGGCCATAGGGGCCCAGAGCGGGGACGATGCCATGCTCAAAGCCATGCACAGGCTCCACCGGGTTGAGCACGTTCAGCGGGCGGTGGAGTACATGGTTGAGTACGGTTTCGAGCCTGTGGTTGATTTCATCGTGGGTCTGCCCAACGAGACCCCTGAAAGCCAGAGGAAAAGCATCGAGCTCATGAAGTGGGTCATGAGAAAGGGCGGCAAGGTTCGCGCCCACTACTTCATGCCTCTACCCGGAACGCCCTGGGCGCGCTGTAAGCCAAGCCCGCTGAGCGAAGAGATGAAGAAGTTCCTCGGCCGGATGGCGGCGAAGGGCAAAATTGAGGGCTCGTGGGGCAAACAGATAGAACTGTCGAGAAGGCTCCAAAAACTCATCGAGGAGTTCTACGAGGAGCCGATGAGCTACCACGGGCGCGTGGTTTCGGTCTGTTGA
- a CDS encoding ATPase domain-containing protein codes for MRLLSTGIKKLDRAIGGGILPNTNVLILNNTYSTGWAIAFEILKNRVQMGDFGVITNTAVPLSSLEIELIPVGVDIKALGKSGNLAVIDIFGSLHGIRYNEDFVHSGNHFSVDTFVPKYSMLFDIFSFSSLAVHGGDVVDTQRAIKQESKTILKPKIHTIH; via the coding sequence ATGCGGCTCCTCAGCACCGGAATTAAAAAACTTGACCGCGCAATAGGCGGGGGCATCCTCCCGAACACCAACGTCCTGATACTCAACAACACTTACTCAACAGGCTGGGCCATAGCGTTTGAGATACTGAAAAACAGAGTTCAAATGGGGGACTTCGGCGTCATCACGAACACCGCAGTGCCTCTGTCATCGCTGGAGATTGAGCTAATTCCGGTCGGGGTGGACATAAAGGCCCTTGGAAAAAGCGGAAATTTAGCAGTCATAGATATATTTGGCTCCCTCCATGGAATACGGTACAACGAGGATTTCGTCCATTCTGGGAACCATTTTTCAGTGGATACGTTCGTCCCAAAGTACTCGATGCTGTTTGACATTTTTTCTTTCTCAAGCCTCGCCGTTCACGGTGGGGATGTGGTAGACACTCAACGAGCAATCAAACAGGAAAGCAAAACTATTTTAAAGCCTAAAATTCATACTATTCATTAA